Proteins encoded in a region of the Terriglobales bacterium genome:
- the uvrB gene encoding excinuclease ABC subunit UvrB gives MDFHLHSDYQPRGDQASAIDALMRGLLAAEKHQVLLGVTGSGKTYTMAKVVERINRPALVLAHNKTLAAQLYHEFKGFFPQNAVEYFVSYYDYYQPEAYIPAADVYIEKEATINDELDKLRLSATRSLFERRDCLIVASVSCIYGLGSPEAYYGMLLFLEKGQKIKREDIVRKLVEILYERNDTDFRRGTFRVRGDVIEVFPTYDDMAYRIELWGDQVEQLSQIDPLFGTVKQRYVRLPIYPKTHYVMSEETRDAAVVSIKEELAWWEKELEKQGHTVEAQRVHQRTMFDLEMIKTVGYCHGIENYSRHFSGRLPGEAPPTLLDYVPRDYLLFVDESHQTVPQLHGMYHGDRSRKQTLVEYGFRLPSALDNRPLTFEEFEHRVNQAVFVSATPGPYELTKSAGVVVEQIIRPTGLVDPEVEVRPVKGQIDDLLAEIRDRASRKERVLVTTLTKRMAEDLAEYYGEVGVKCRYMHSEIETLERVKILRDLRKGEFDVLIGINLLREGLDLPEVSLVAILDADKEGFLRSAGSLIQTIGRCARNLNARAILYADVMTDSMRRAIDETDRRRAIQHAYNEANGITPESIVRPVEMSLASIVEADYADFTASALEEMPDFKNQEELDAYIARLETEMRESAKKFEFEKAAKLRDTIRDLRTKEFLFT, from the coding sequence ATGGACTTCCATCTCCACTCCGACTACCAGCCGCGCGGCGACCAAGCCTCGGCCATTGATGCCCTGATGCGCGGGCTGCTCGCCGCGGAGAAGCACCAGGTCCTGCTGGGCGTGACCGGGTCAGGCAAGACCTACACCATGGCCAAGGTGGTGGAACGCATCAACCGGCCCGCGCTGGTCCTGGCCCACAACAAGACGCTGGCTGCGCAGCTCTACCACGAGTTCAAGGGGTTCTTCCCGCAGAACGCGGTGGAATACTTCGTGAGCTACTACGATTACTACCAGCCCGAAGCGTACATTCCCGCGGCCGACGTCTACATCGAGAAGGAAGCCACCATCAACGACGAGTTGGACAAGCTGCGGCTTTCGGCGACGCGGTCGTTATTTGAGCGCCGCGACTGCCTGATCGTGGCTTCGGTGAGCTGCATCTACGGCCTGGGTTCGCCCGAGGCCTACTACGGCATGCTGCTGTTTCTGGAGAAGGGCCAGAAAATCAAGCGCGAAGACATCGTGCGCAAGCTGGTGGAGATCCTTTACGAGCGCAATGACACCGACTTTCGCCGCGGGACTTTTCGTGTCCGCGGCGACGTGATCGAGGTCTTCCCTACCTACGACGACATGGCCTACCGCATCGAGCTGTGGGGCGACCAGGTGGAGCAGCTTTCACAGATCGATCCGCTGTTCGGTACGGTGAAGCAACGTTACGTGCGCCTGCCCATCTATCCCAAGACGCACTACGTGATGTCCGAGGAGACGCGCGACGCCGCCGTCGTCTCCATCAAGGAAGAACTGGCCTGGTGGGAGAAGGAACTGGAGAAGCAGGGCCACACCGTCGAGGCGCAGCGGGTGCACCAGCGCACCATGTTCGACCTGGAGATGATCAAGACGGTCGGCTATTGCCACGGCATCGAGAACTATTCGCGTCATTTTTCTGGGCGCCTGCCGGGCGAGGCGCCACCCACGCTGCTCGACTATGTGCCGCGCGACTACCTGCTGTTCGTGGACGAGTCGCACCAGACCGTGCCCCAACTCCACGGCATGTACCACGGCGACCGGTCGCGCAAGCAGACCCTGGTGGAGTATGGCTTCCGCCTTCCCTCCGCGCTGGACAACCGACCGCTGACGTTCGAGGAATTCGAGCACCGCGTGAACCAGGCCGTCTTCGTTTCCGCCACGCCGGGACCGTATGAATTGACGAAATCCGCGGGCGTGGTGGTGGAGCAGATCATCCGGCCCACGGGGCTGGTCGATCCCGAAGTCGAGGTGCGGCCGGTCAAGGGGCAGATCGACGACCTGCTGGCCGAAATCCGCGACCGCGCATCACGCAAAGAGCGCGTGTTGGTGACTACGCTCACCAAGCGCATGGCCGAAGACCTTGCCGAATACTACGGCGAGGTGGGGGTGAAGTGCCGCTACATGCACAGCGAGATCGAGACGCTGGAGCGGGTGAAGATCCTGCGCGACCTGCGCAAGGGCGAGTTCGACGTGCTGATCGGCATCAACCTGCTGCGCGAGGGCCTGGACCTGCCCGAGGTGTCGCTCGTGGCTATCCTCGACGCCGATAAGGAAGGCTTCCTGCGCTCGGCCGGCTCGCTCATCCAGACCATCGGGCGCTGCGCCCGCAACCTGAACGCGCGCGCCATACTCTACGCCGACGTGATGACCGATTCCATGCGCCGCGCCATCGACGAAACCGACCGCCGCCGCGCCATCCAGCACGCCTACAACGAAGCCAACGGCATTACGCCCGAGTCCATCGTGCGACCGGTGGAGATGTCGCTGGCCTCCATCGTCGAAGCCGACTACGCCGACTTCACGGCTTCGGCGCTGGAAGAGATGCCCGACTTCAAGAACCAGGAGGAGCTGGATGCTTACATCGCGCGGCTGGAGACCGAAATGCGCGAGTCGGCCAAGAAATTCGAGTTCGAGAAGGCGGCGAAACTGCGGGATACGATCCGGGATTTGAGGACGAAGGAGTTTCTGTTTACGTAG